One Asterias rubens chromosome 1, eAstRub1.3, whole genome shotgun sequence genomic region harbors:
- the LOC117300249 gene encoding adipocyte plasma membrane-associated protein-like isoform X3, producing MVATLGVVIYLLPCPIDPSPLIFPAPPALEGTLAPNKLLQGTENILEGRLSGPEALEIRDGFLYTGTSDGQIVKIKGEEITNVARLGVPPCGLEKDEHTCGRPLGMRFHTDGFLYVLDAYLGIYKVNVDTGKAVQLLSAWDPIAGAPLKFLNDLDIQSDGIIYFTDSSQRWTRRENIFIALGTEHTGRLFRFNPNTREIKVLMDGLYFANGVQLSPDEDFLLMVETTKAKITRYYLKGPRKGQFEVFADNLPGYGDNVRSRKAGGYWLGLASIRKQPFSLLDFFVARPWLTKLVTKFFNCNSVLKYAPQYGLLIALDQDGNIIQSLHDPTGQNVSSISSVLDTGEYLYFGSYYKKFIGRLRVNF from the exons ATGGTTGCTACTTTGGGTGTGGTTATTTACCTCTTGCCATGCCCAATTGATCCATCGCCTTTGAT ATTTCCTGCCCCTCCTGCATTAGAGGGTACTCTTGCACCAAACAAGTTACTGCAAGGAACTGAAAACATTCTGGAAGGAAGACTCAGTGGACCTGAAGCACTAGAGATACGCGATG GTTTTCTGTACACTGGCACATCAGATGGACAGATTGTCAAGATCAAAGGAGAGGAAATTACAAATGTTGCAAGATTAGGAGTCCCACCATGTG GATTAGAGAAAGATGAACACACCTGTGGACGTCCTCTTGGAATGAGATTCCACACAGATGGATTTCTGTATGTTCTGGATGCATATCTTGGAATTTATAAAGTGAATGTTGACACAG GGAAAGCAGTGCAACTTCTGTCTGCATGGGACCCCATTGCGGGTGCGCCATTGAAATTCCTGAATGATCTTGATATTCAATCTGACGGCATCATTTACTTTACTGATTCCAGCCAACGTTGGACTCGCcgtgaaaacatttttattgcacTTGGAACTGAACATACAGGAAG GTTATTTAGATTCAACCCAAATACGAGAGAGATTAAAGTGCTGATGGATGGGCTTTATTTTGCAAATGGCGTACAGTTATCTCCCGATGAAGATTTTCTGTTGATGGTTGAGACCACCAAAGCTAAGATAACAAG GTATTACCTTAAAGGTCCCCGAAAAGGCCAATTTGAGGTATTTGCAGACAATTTACCAGGGTATGGTGACAATGTACGATCAAGGAAGGCTGGTGGCTATTGGCTGGGATTAGCTTCCATACGGAAACAACCATTTTCTCTACTTGATTTCTTTGTTGCAAGACCTTGGCTTACAAAACTTGTGACAAAG TTCTTTAATTGCAACTCAGTTCTAAAATACGCTCCCCAGTATGGACTTCTCATAGCGTTGGACCAAGATGGCAACATAATTCAAAGTCTGCACGACCCAACAGGACAAAATGTGTCTTCAATCAGCAGTGTATTAGACACAGGAGAATATCTTTATTTTGGATCATACTACAAGAAATTTATCGGCCGATTGAGGGTCAACTTCTAG
- the LOC117300249 gene encoding adipocyte plasma membrane-associated protein-like isoform X2, producing MDYVYIRSVFCSSWSQCFLFFVFMVATLGVVIYLLPCPIDPSPLIFPAPPALEGTLAPNKLLQGTENILEGRLSGPEALEIRDGFLYTGTSDGQIVKIKGEEITNVARLGVPPCGLEKDEHTCGRPLGMRFHTDGFLYVLDAYLGIYKVNVDTGKAVQLLSAWDPIAGAPLKFLNDLDIQSDGIIYFTDSSQRWTRRENIFIALGTEHTGRLFRFNPNTREIKVLMDGLYFANGVQLSPDEDFLLMVETTKAKITRYYLKGPRKGQFEVFADNLPGYGDNVRSRKAGGYWLGLASIRKQPFSLLDFFVARPWLTKLVTKFFNCNSVLKYAPQYGLLIALDQDGNIIQSLHDPTGQNVSSISSVLDTGEYLYFGSYYKKFIGRLRVNF from the exons atggattatgtatatattcggtcagtcttttg CTCATCATGGAGTCAGTGTTTTCTCTTCTTTGTTTTTATGGTTGCTACTTTGGGTGTGGTTATTTACCTCTTGCCATGCCCAATTGATCCATCGCCTTTGAT ATTTCCTGCCCCTCCTGCATTAGAGGGTACTCTTGCACCAAACAAGTTACTGCAAGGAACTGAAAACATTCTGGAAGGAAGACTCAGTGGACCTGAAGCACTAGAGATACGCGATG GTTTTCTGTACACTGGCACATCAGATGGACAGATTGTCAAGATCAAAGGAGAGGAAATTACAAATGTTGCAAGATTAGGAGTCCCACCATGTG GATTAGAGAAAGATGAACACACCTGTGGACGTCCTCTTGGAATGAGATTCCACACAGATGGATTTCTGTATGTTCTGGATGCATATCTTGGAATTTATAAAGTGAATGTTGACACAG GGAAAGCAGTGCAACTTCTGTCTGCATGGGACCCCATTGCGGGTGCGCCATTGAAATTCCTGAATGATCTTGATATTCAATCTGACGGCATCATTTACTTTACTGATTCCAGCCAACGTTGGACTCGCcgtgaaaacatttttattgcacTTGGAACTGAACATACAGGAAG GTTATTTAGATTCAACCCAAATACGAGAGAGATTAAAGTGCTGATGGATGGGCTTTATTTTGCAAATGGCGTACAGTTATCTCCCGATGAAGATTTTCTGTTGATGGTTGAGACCACCAAAGCTAAGATAACAAG GTATTACCTTAAAGGTCCCCGAAAAGGCCAATTTGAGGTATTTGCAGACAATTTACCAGGGTATGGTGACAATGTACGATCAAGGAAGGCTGGTGGCTATTGGCTGGGATTAGCTTCCATACGGAAACAACCATTTTCTCTACTTGATTTCTTTGTTGCAAGACCTTGGCTTACAAAACTTGTGACAAAG TTCTTTAATTGCAACTCAGTTCTAAAATACGCTCCCCAGTATGGACTTCTCATAGCGTTGGACCAAGATGGCAACATAATTCAAAGTCTGCACGACCCAACAGGACAAAATGTGTCTTCAATCAGCAGTGTATTAGACACAGGAGAATATCTTTATTTTGGATCATACTACAAGAAATTTATCGGCCGATTGAGGGTCAACTTCTAG
- the LOC117300249 gene encoding adipocyte plasma membrane-associated protein-like isoform X1 — MEGARKRKTKAPVSSKPSVTTHNKVSSTSSSWSQCFLFFVFMVATLGVVIYLLPCPIDPSPLIFPAPPALEGTLAPNKLLQGTENILEGRLSGPEALEIRDGFLYTGTSDGQIVKIKGEEITNVARLGVPPCGLEKDEHTCGRPLGMRFHTDGFLYVLDAYLGIYKVNVDTGKAVQLLSAWDPIAGAPLKFLNDLDIQSDGIIYFTDSSQRWTRRENIFIALGTEHTGRLFRFNPNTREIKVLMDGLYFANGVQLSPDEDFLLMVETTKAKITRYYLKGPRKGQFEVFADNLPGYGDNVRSRKAGGYWLGLASIRKQPFSLLDFFVARPWLTKLVTKFFNCNSVLKYAPQYGLLIALDQDGNIIQSLHDPTGQNVSSISSVLDTGEYLYFGSYYKKFIGRLRVNF, encoded by the exons ATGGAGGGTGCAAGAAAAAGAAAGACGAAAGCTCCTGTTTCCAGCAAACCCTCAGTAACAACGCACAATAAGGTGTCAAGCACTAG CTCATCATGGAGTCAGTGTTTTCTCTTCTTTGTTTTTATGGTTGCTACTTTGGGTGTGGTTATTTACCTCTTGCCATGCCCAATTGATCCATCGCCTTTGAT ATTTCCTGCCCCTCCTGCATTAGAGGGTACTCTTGCACCAAACAAGTTACTGCAAGGAACTGAAAACATTCTGGAAGGAAGACTCAGTGGACCTGAAGCACTAGAGATACGCGATG GTTTTCTGTACACTGGCACATCAGATGGACAGATTGTCAAGATCAAAGGAGAGGAAATTACAAATGTTGCAAGATTAGGAGTCCCACCATGTG GATTAGAGAAAGATGAACACACCTGTGGACGTCCTCTTGGAATGAGATTCCACACAGATGGATTTCTGTATGTTCTGGATGCATATCTTGGAATTTATAAAGTGAATGTTGACACAG GGAAAGCAGTGCAACTTCTGTCTGCATGGGACCCCATTGCGGGTGCGCCATTGAAATTCCTGAATGATCTTGATATTCAATCTGACGGCATCATTTACTTTACTGATTCCAGCCAACGTTGGACTCGCcgtgaaaacatttttattgcacTTGGAACTGAACATACAGGAAG GTTATTTAGATTCAACCCAAATACGAGAGAGATTAAAGTGCTGATGGATGGGCTTTATTTTGCAAATGGCGTACAGTTATCTCCCGATGAAGATTTTCTGTTGATGGTTGAGACCACCAAAGCTAAGATAACAAG GTATTACCTTAAAGGTCCCCGAAAAGGCCAATTTGAGGTATTTGCAGACAATTTACCAGGGTATGGTGACAATGTACGATCAAGGAAGGCTGGTGGCTATTGGCTGGGATTAGCTTCCATACGGAAACAACCATTTTCTCTACTTGATTTCTTTGTTGCAAGACCTTGGCTTACAAAACTTGTGACAAAG TTCTTTAATTGCAACTCAGTTCTAAAATACGCTCCCCAGTATGGACTTCTCATAGCGTTGGACCAAGATGGCAACATAATTCAAAGTCTGCACGACCCAACAGGACAAAATGTGTCTTCAATCAGCAGTGTATTAGACACAGGAGAATATCTTTATTTTGGATCATACTACAAGAAATTTATCGGCCGATTGAGGGTCAACTTCTAG